A genomic stretch from Candidatus Thiothrix anitrata includes:
- a CDS encoding cold-shock protein, with product MNGVIKTFLPEKRYGFIKGDDGKDYFFHQNEFKSLPSHNSLCEGLLVEFDQQVTPKGYKARKCHLLDVKLYSLPDEFIASKKSSVSGWEMVDGGQWVVTGTSRVSPDAAMRDAKGKAFQQLGANALLNLNYHKSRGSEAGTGSGTYHFTIHHYRGIAVTLAKKDINGEHQLNDLKGVNQRASSVKQELLRKAQRTTWLGAIGLTVLFVVSAAADPVIGIIVTIIAGIKLREWIAQGDWLQRVGS from the coding sequence ATGAACGGCGTGATCAAAACCTTCCTTCCTGAGAAACGGTATGGTTTTATCAAAGGTGATGACGGGAAGGATTATTTCTTTCATCAGAATGAATTCAAGAGTCTGCCCAGTCACAATAGCCTCTGCGAAGGTTTGTTGGTTGAGTTTGATCAACAGGTAACACCTAAAGGCTATAAAGCACGAAAATGCCATCTGCTGGATGTAAAGCTTTACAGTCTGCCAGACGAGTTCATTGCCTCTAAGAAAAGCAGTGTTTCTGGTTGGGAAATGGTTGATGGTGGACAGTGGGTCGTTACTGGTACGTCCCGTGTTTCGCCGGACGCTGCCATGAGGGATGCAAAGGGAAAAGCCTTTCAACAGTTGGGGGCTAACGCACTTTTGAATCTTAACTATCACAAGAGTAGGGGTAGTGAAGCAGGCACTGGCAGTGGTACATATCACTTCACCATTCATCATTATCGAGGGATAGCCGTTACTCTGGCAAAGAAAGACATTAATGGTGAGCACCAACTGAATGATCTGAAGGGAGTAAATCAGCGTGCAAGCAGTGTTAAACAGGAACTACTTAGAAAAGCGCAGCGAACCACTTGGCTTGGTGCTATTGGCTTAACCGTTCTTTTTGTTGTATCAGCGGCTGCCGATCCCGTTATCGGAATCATCGTCACCATTATAGCTGGAATAAAACTTCGCGAGTGGATTGCCCAAGGTGACTGGCTTCAAAGGGTTGGTAGTTAG
- a CDS encoding type II toxin-antitoxin system VapC family toxin, translated as MGLKYLLDANILSEPTKKHPNPNVLHKLGICAGDYCTSVTVWHEMHYGLNRLADSQRKVGLAAYLESLERAGLPILPYEKPAGLWLAKERGRLSKQGITIPFADGEIAAVAFTNQLILVTRNVDDFSMYSQLVVQNWFNT; from the coding sequence ATGGGACTGAAATACTTGCTGGATGCCAACATCCTGTCCGAACCTACCAAAAAACACCCCAACCCCAATGTCCTGCACAAGCTGGGTATCTGTGCCGGGGATTATTGCACCTCTGTCACCGTCTGGCATGAGATGCACTATGGACTCAATCGGCTGGCAGACTCCCAGCGCAAGGTTGGTCTTGCAGCGTATTTGGAATCCCTTGAACGAGCTGGGCTGCCGATCTTGCCTTATGAAAAGCCAGCAGGTTTATGGTTAGCCAAGGAACGTGGCAGGCTTTCCAAACAGGGGATCACCATCCCGTTTGCTGATGGGGAAATTGCAGCAGTGGCTTTCACCAACCAACTCATTCTCGTGACCCGCAACGTAGATGATTTCAGCATGTACAGCCAACTAGTAGTCCAAAACTGGTTCAATACATGA
- a CDS encoding type II toxin-antitoxin system Phd/YefM family antitoxin: MMELATIVEAKNNLPRLIHAVESGGDIHITRFGKPVAVLISEERYQQLFRTGKAVFQAMMQWREQYGSIDLVDEEIDSWRDRTPARGFSWD, translated from the coding sequence ATGATGGAACTGGCCACGATTGTTGAAGCAAAAAATAACCTTCCCCGCTTAATCCACGCCGTTGAATCAGGTGGTGACATCCATATCACCCGTTTTGGGAAGCCGGTTGCTGTTCTGATTTCGGAGGAACGTTACCAACAACTGTTTCGCACGGGTAAAGCAGTATTTCAGGCTATGATGCAGTGGCGCGAACAGTATGGCAGTATTGATCTGGTCGATGAAGAAATCGACAGTTGGCGTGACCGAACTCCAGCACGGGGGTTCTCATGGGACTGA